Genomic window (Egicoccus halophilus):
GGTGCAGCCGTTCTCGCAGCTGTCGGTTGATGTCCCAGTTCGCCATCGGCTTGGTCGGGGTGACGAGCCGGATCGACAGACCGCCCGGCCCGAAGTCCTGCACGCCCCAGATCTCCGGCGGACCGATGATGTCGTCGCCCCACACCGGGTCGGCGGCCAGGTCGGACGCCACCTTGTGGATGATCGCCTTCGCCGACGGGACGTCGCTGTCGAGCGCGAGCGGGATGTCCAGCATCGACCGGCTCCACTCCTGCGAGAGGTTGCCGACCTGCTGCACGTGACCGTTGAGGGTGTGCCAGACGGTGCCGTCGAGGTCGCGGATCGAGGTGGCGCGCAGTCCGACGCGTTCGACCTGCCCGATGCGCTGGTCCACCTCGATCCAGTCGCCGACGCCGTACTGGTCCTCGATGAGCATCGCGATCCCGGCGAGCACGTCGCGGACGAGCTGCTGGGCGCCGAACCCGATGACGATGCCGGCCAGCCCGGCACCCGCCAGGATCGGTTGGAGGTTGATCTGCAGGCTCTGCAGCACGGCGAAGACCGCGATGACCCAGACGATCACGCCGGCGACGCCGCGCATGACGCCGGTGATGGCGTGCAGACGCTGGAAGCGCCGCATGCGGTAGCGGGCCACGTCGAGCGTCCCGCGTTGCTCGCCCCGGTCGAGGCGCGCCTGGATGCGGCGCTCCATGGTGGTGCCGAAGCGGCTGATCGCCGAGCGGGCCAGCCGGGTCGCGACGAAGGCCACCGTGAGGATCAGCAGGATGCGCAGGCCGGCGGTGACGAGGCCGCCGGCGCGGGCAACCAGGTCGTTGCCGGTCAGACGGAACAGGACCTCACAGGTGAAGTCCAGTTCCTGGTCGTCGCCGACGATGCACACCTCGGTGAGCGAGTCGGTGGTCTGGGCGAGCAGCAACCGATCTCCTGGATCGTCCGGCGTCGTCGTCGCGTCCGGGGCAGCCTAGAGGTCGCGTCGCGGTGGCTGGCTACCCTCGTCGGCGCCGCAGGGTGGGGCGCCGTCGGCGCCGCCCGCGCCCGCCTTCCGACCGCCTGGCCAACGACCGTGCGCAACCCCGCCCTCGCCTTCCGTCCCGAACCCGGCGCCATCCCCGAGGCGCCGGGTTGCTACCAGTTCAAGGACGGGCACGGACGCGTCGTCTACGTCGGCAAGGCCAAGTCGTTGCGGCAGCGGCTGGGGAACTACTTCCAGGCCTGGCACAACATCGCCCCC
Coding sequences:
- a CDS encoding mechanosensitive ion channel family protein, encoding MLLAQTTDSLTEVCIVGDDQELDFTCEVLFRLTGNDLVARAGGLVTAGLRILLILTVAFVATRLARSAISRFGTTMERRIQARLDRGEQRGTLDVARYRMRRFQRLHAITGVMRGVAGVIVWVIAVFAVLQSLQINLQPILAGAGLAGIVIGFGAQQLVRDVLAGIAMLIEDQYGVGDWIEVDQRIGQVERVGLRATSIRDLDGTVWHTLNGHVQQVGNLSQEWSRSMLDIPLALDSDVPSAKAIIHKVASDLAADPVWGDDIIGPPEIWGVQDFGPGGLSIRLVTPTKPMANWDINRQLRERLHRAFSQANIRMQGQLVEVGGMASGYPLLTRDHDDAGVARQHPRRRGLVPPGVGPLDRPPEQEAADLDEPVPGTRDQTTELRLERGREPRPD